Genomic window (Paenibacillus sp. 37):
ATGCTGGAAACGACGATTGCTCGTCAGTTCCTGCCACGTGATTTTACATTAAGTGAATTATATCAGGTTATTCAAAGTGTTGTACCGGATTTTGAAGAACCAAACTTCATTCGCAAGATTACGTCTACCCGCAGTCGCAAAGGCATTGTGGAAGAGGTACGGGATGAAGAGGGGAACTTGGTGAGTTCCAACCAGTACTCGCAGCGTCCGGCGCAGCTATATCGTTTTACAGAACTCGTACCACGACTTTCCATCTATACGTAATAAGGTGTAGGTGCGTCAATTGGATTGAATCAGAATCAACCATTTCTGGGATAAAGGGAGTGTTGACGATGAAAGCACTGATTGTCATTGATTTTACGAAGGATTTTGTGACAGGTTCTTTGCCTGTAGGTCAGCCGGCAGTAGAGATCGAAGAGACGATTGCAGCTGTAACCGAGGCCTATTGTAAGAACAAACATGAGGTAATCATGGCTGTGGATCTGCACGAAGAAAATGATCCGTACCACCCGGAGACTGTACTTTTCCCACCTCATAACATCAGAAATACGGAGGGAAGACAGTTATATGGACGTCTTGCCCAAGTGATGGAAGAACGAAAAACCGATATTCGGTGGATGGATAAGACGAGATATAGTGCATTCTGTGGGACCGATCTGGAACTCAGACTGCGTGCACGTGGTATTACGGATATTGCACTGATTGGGGTATGTACGGATATTTGTATATTGCATACCGCAGTGGATGCTTACAATAAAGGTTTTCATATTACGGTATATGAAGATGCTGTTGCCAGCTTTAATCCGGCAGGACATGAATGGGCGCTAGGACATTTTCGTTCCAGCCTGGGTGCTTCGGTGGTTAAGGCGAGTGAGACAGTCCTTGCGTAATTTAATCGATAATCCTGTTGGGTTGACCTCCCTGTTAGGAACCGGATGAATGTGGTGAATGGTGTATATAGTTTTGTTACGGGAGACTTGTTTGTTTAATACGGATGAACAGAATCATGAAGAATAAGTCTCCATATGTTAACCCGTGTCCACAGATGAAACCTGGGGGCACGAGCGGAAGTCAGAGAGGATGAGACAAATGCAGACAACTAGCCTGGCTTTACATACGGATAAATATCAGATCAATATGATGTACGCCCATTGGGTGAATGGTACTCACAAGCGGAAGGCGGTATTTGAAGCCTATTTCCGTAAGCTTCCTTTTGGCAACGGATATGCGGTATTTGCCGGATTAGAACGGATTGTGAACTACATCAGCCAGCTTCGGTTTACGATGGACGACATCAAATTTTTATCCAAACAAGAGGAAAATTACGATCCGGTCTTTCTGGAAGAGTTGCTCCAGTTTTCATTTCAGGGGACGATTCATTCCATGAAGGAGGGCGCAATTGTTTTCCCTGACGAACCGCTCATTCGGGTAGAAGGCTCCATTATGGAGACACAATTGGTGGAGACGGCGATACTTAACTTCATGAATTATCAGACGTTGATTGCAACCAAGGCTTCGCGGATCAAACAGGTGGCACAACAGGATACGTTGCTCGAATTCGGTACACGGCGTGCACAGGAAGCGGATGCTGCCATCTGGGGCGCACGAGCTTCGTATGTAGCAGGCTTCCATGCAACGTCCAACATGCTGGCCGGAGAGCGCTTCGGAATCCCAACAGCAGGTACACACGCCCATTCCTGGGTACAGAGCTTTATGAGTGAGCAGGAGGCGTTTGACGTGTATGCCAAAGTGTTGCCTGATCAGGTTACGCTGCTGGTTGATACCTTTGACACGTTGAACAGTGGAGTACCTCACGCCATCAAGACAGCCAAGAAGTTGGAGAGCCAAGGCAAAAAGATGAACGCGATTCGTCTGGACAGCGGTGACCTTGCGTACTTGTCGATTCAGGCGCGTCAGATGCTGGATGAGGCTGGGCTGGATTATGTGAAAATTGTAGCATCCAATGATTTGGATGAAAATACGATTTTCAACCTGAAAGCTCAAGGAGCACGGATAGATACATGGGGTGTTGGTACACAGTTGATTACGGCTTCTGACCAGCCATCTTTGGGTGGAGTGTACAAATTGGTGGAACGTGAAGTGGACGGTGCCATGCTGCCTACGATCAAAATATCTGCCAATCCTGAAAAGGTGTCCACTCCAGGTAAAAAGGAAGTGTTCCGGATCATTGATCCGAAACATGGCAAAGCGATTGCAGATTATATCTGCTATCCAGATGAAGAGCAGCCGCTACAGGGCGGACCGCTCAAGCTGTTCAACCCGCTACACCCTTACCTGAAAAAGACGGTTACCCGCTACGAAGCGGTCAATATGCTGGAGCCAATCTTTGTGAATGGACGCAAAGTGTATGAACTGCCTAATCTGGATGAGATTCGGGCGTACCACCGGGAACAGATGAACCTCTTCTGGCCGGAATACCAACGGAAACTGAACCCGGAGATCTACCGTGTGAACATCAGCCCTGCGGCATGGAATATGAAGCAGAAGCTCATTGCGGAACATGTGAAATCCACAGAGGAATGATCTACACATAAGAATTACAAAGAGGCATAACCAGTGAGGGATACTGGCTTATGCCTTTTTGATGCCTATAAAATGTATACGTTCTTAGCGGATTTGAACGATTCAATGATCGCAAGCAAAATTTCCCGCTATACGCGTTCTGTCTTCTGTGAAAGTACGTCGATAGTTGATAGACTTTATTCTTATATGATCCCGATGAGATGGACCAGGGATGTAAGAAATCTCATGGACAGACTGCCCAGGTAGCAGGCTATACTGGAATTTGTCTTGTTCAGTTCGAGAGATTGTTCAAAAATAGACTTTTGAACATGTATTTACAGGGGGAACAGCAGTTATTATTTCTCGGGAAAGCGCAGGAGACGCCAAATTCTGCAACTATTGATTCAATCCCGCAGCTGCAGGGGATGAAAGTAAGAGGAGGTGCAGACATGAGATGGATACTAGGACTGGTCTGGATCGCTTTTATTGCCTATGCATTGTTGTTGGCACCGGGGCAGTCACCTGGAAGTGATCCAATTTTCAAAGAACTGATTACCATGCAAAGCAAAGAACCTTGGTTACTTACGGTATTTTCGTGGTTAGGTATTTTCCCGGCAGTTTATACTTGTATGCTGTTAAGAACATCTGTGAAAGAACGAGGTGGCCGTGTACCGGCTTGGCCTTTTGTTATACTTTCTTTCGGACTTGGTGCTTTTGCGCTGCTTCCCTATTATGCATGGTCGTCATCCGCGAATAGAGCTTCGGGTTACGCAAGCTTGCACTTTGGTCGTCAGCGGGAGTCGGGAATTGGACGGGTAGCAGCTCATAAGTTGACGCATGTAGTCCTTCTGCTGTTGACGCTGGGTACGGCATTCTATGCCGTGACGCAAGGTCATCCGGATGAATATATGGACGCGTTCAAGCAATCTGACTTTGTACATATCATGACGATTGATTTTGTACTGCTGACCTTGCTTTCCGTGATTGCGATATACAGGGATGCCAAAGGCAGTCGACGTTCACCAGCTTGGGCCGCGGCAGGCATCATCCCTATTGTGGGTCCGCTAATCTATCTGTTGACGCTCAGGAGAGACAGAGCTTGATCATCAACATCTGAAGAATCCAGAAGTAAAAGGTAGCCGTTAAGCCTGAATACGAACAATTCATGTGCTTAATGGGAAAATATATAAAATCCAAATAAGGAGTGGCTATTGATGAAAAAACATTTTAACGCATATGTTGTCCGTAAAGAAGAACAGGGAGGAGTGAAAGCTGCTATAGAGCAACTGAAGAAGGAAGATCTGCCAAATGGAGATGTAACGGTACAGGTGCAATATTCCAGTGTCAATTATAAAGACGGACTCGCGACTCTTGAAAAGGGTGGTGTCGTTCGTGAGTACCCGATGGTACCGGGAATTGATCTGGCCGGAACGGTAGAGGAGTCGGTCAGTGGACGTTTTGCACCAGGAGATCGGGTGATCAGTACAGGATTTGAACCTGGCGTATCCCATTACGGAGGGTACAGCGAGTATGCTCGTCTGCGCAGTGAATGGCTGGTGCCTCTGCCACTGGGTCTCAGTGAGAAAGAAGCCATGGCAATTGGAACCGCAGGATTTACGGCTGCACTTTCGGTAGATGCGCTGTTACAGGCTGGAGTGACACCGGAGATGGGCAAGGTTCTGGTTACGGGTGCAACGGGTGGCGTTGGCAGTATGGCAGTTGCCATTCTGGCGAAACTTGGCTTTGAAGTAACAGCCAGCACAGGCAAGAAGGAGCGGGAGGAGCCCTTGCTTCGAAACTTGGGGGCCTCAGAGGTTATTACTCGTGAAGAAGCCGATGCTCCAGCTAAAGGAGCCATGGGTAAACAGCTATGGGCGGGAGTGGTTGATCCAACAGGAGGCCCGGCTCTCGCGGAGCGATTGAAACAGATTCAATACGGAGGAGCGGTTGCGGTATCCGGGTTAACTGGAGGCGCAGCTTTTGAATCGACGGTACTTCCATTTATTTTGCGTGGCATCCAGCTTATTGGTATAGACTCTGTATATTGTCCGATGGAACGTCGGGAACGGGTATGGAAACTGCTCGGCGGAGAATGGAAACCGGAGCGCGCGCTGGAACTGGGAATCCGCGAAATTTCTCTGGACCAGTTGCCTCATACGCTTGAGACGATACTCCAAGGCGGTGCGGTAGGTCGGACTGTGGTCAATACAATATCAGATCTGCCATCCGCATAAGTTTCCAAGTCCTAAGACATGCTAATTCTACCTGATTGGGTCACAGTACATGTGACTGGAAAGGAAGGATTGGCATGTGTTTTGATAGAAAAGGACGAAGTCTGGTTCGAAGAACAATGAAGTCGATACTTGTAAGTGGTGTGTTGATCACAAGTGTCTGGTCCCTGGTGGCTTGTTCGGCATCATCCATTGAGCAGGAGCGGAAGGTCTACACCCGTGAAGCGACAGATGAAGGAAATATGCGGGCACAGAGTCAGGGACACGGATTAAACGGTGAATTGGTGAGTGAGATCAGTAAGAGTTTTGAAGCAAAAGGCATTCAGCTGATGAATAATATGTCTGCCGATGATGGGCATGGTGGGATCTCTTATATGTATTTGTTGAATGGAAGTGGCAGACACATCGTGAAAGTCCATATTTTCAGTGATGCAGCTACCCGGGCTGCGAGCATGAAACAAATGTATAGTGAGAATCGTGATGAGGCTGTCTTGGAGAATGCGCTTGGCCGGACAACGATTCGCAGCAAAGGATACGTCTCACTTGTTTATACAGCTTCGGGTGGGGAAAAGGACAAGTATGAACAGGATGTTATGCAGGTGTTCCAACATGTGCTGGGGCAAATAAGGTAAGTTGAGCGAGATCCCCTTCGTACTTTATTATACAGCTGAAAATAAACCCGAAAAACCCGTCTGATCTTTCAGACGGGTTTATATATTTCACGCATCACATGCCGCAGCTCAGGCAAAATGAGTTTTTCCATGGCCAATTTGACAGCTCCTTTGGAGCCCGGCATGGAGAAGACGGCTGTGCGTCCAATCGTTCCGGCGACGGCTCTGCTCAGGATGGCAGCGGAACCGATATCCTCGGTGTAACTGAGAAAACGGAAGATCTCACCAAAGCCCGGAAGTTCCTTGTCGAGTAGCGAGGATACCGCTTCGTAGGTTGTATCTCGGGGTGCAATTCCTGTTCCCCCGCTGAGCAGCACGGCTTCGATATCATCACGAACAGCTGCATCTTGCAGGATGCTTCGAATGTTCTCCGTTTCATCTGGAGTGATGATGTATTCAACAATCTGATAACCCGCTTCACTCAGAAGCTGGTGCATGAGCTGGCCACTGGTATCGGTGTCTTTGGTGCGTGTGTCCGACACTGTAACTATCATGCACGATACCGTGGTCGGAGCTTCCTGGCGATGTTGTTCCACTGAATTAGTCATGAAACTTCCTCCTTCAATCAACATGTCCTCATAGCATAGACCATCCGTTAACATCAGGCAATGTACTGGGGAAGAATTGAACATGATTGCATAACGAATGCGGGATGGTGTACACTCGCTAGATATAGATAGACTAGGTTACAAGAAGGACAATCAGAGAGGTGTATACGCATGAATGAAACAATTTTAAAAGAACAATCCATACCTGTATATATACTTTCAGGTTTTTTGGGAAGTGGAAAAACAACACTGCTTGTTCAGTTGATCGAACATTGGCAACAGCAGGGTTTGCGTCCCGCAGTGGTTATGAATGAGTTAGGCGAAGTCAATCTGGATGGTCAGATTGTGGATTCCACCGTTCCGATGACCGAGATGTTAGGTGGCTGTATCTGTTGTACCGTACGTGGTGACTTGGGATTGCAACTTGCTGATCTCGTTCAAGAGGAATCACCGGATGTGATCGTTATTGAAGCAACCGGTGCGGCAAATCCAATGGAGATTCTGGATGCGGTAACGGAAACCTCGCTCTACATGCGACTGGAACTGAAAAGTCTCATTACCGTTGTGGATGCGGCACATCTATCTGGTTTGTATCAGGAGCAGAAGGGGCAGACCTTTAAACTGATGCAGGAGCAGATTCGCTGTGCGTCTGTGCTTCTCTTGAACAAAACGGATCGGGTGAGCGCACAGGAACTGAAGGATCTGGAACAGCTTTTGGCAAAATGGAATGGCTTCGCACCTGTAATCCCTACAGTCAAATGTGAGGTGGAGATGGATCTGTTGCTTCGCAGTGGGGCAGACGTGCATGTACGTGATTCAGCTTCTGAAGCAGGTAAGCCAGCTCACCAAGAGCATCATGTGCATACGGAAACCTGTGGTACACATGGCTGCAATCATGGACATGAACATACTGATCATACAGTCCAAGGCGATGATACGAATACTGACGCATCCCATAGCCCTGTCCATGCCCACAGTCACGAGCATTCCGCTCCTCATGCATCACATGAACATGTCATGGTATATACGCATTATTTCAGTCAACCGGTGAACAGCGAGGCGTTTGAACAGTTTGTATCTGCTTTGCCACGAGACGTGTATCGAGCAAAAGGCATTTTATCGTTTAGTGACACGGCGAGTCGCTTCTGGTTCCAGTATGCCTACCGTGAATCGGACTACATGAAGATCACACCTCAGGGAGATGTCCCTAATGTTGCTGTGTTTATAGGTGAACATTTTGACCAAACTGTCATTCGTGACCAATTACTGGAATTGGAAGCGATAAAGTAGGTTAGATGATTCAATATTCCTCCGAACTGGGTATTAAGATGCATAGCAAACTTTGCCTGGGAGGTAACTT
Coding sequences:
- a CDS encoding nicotinate phosphoribosyltransferase, with the protein product MQTTSLALHTDKYQINMMYAHWVNGTHKRKAVFEAYFRKLPFGNGYAVFAGLERIVNYISQLRFTMDDIKFLSKQEENYDPVFLEELLQFSFQGTIHSMKEGAIVFPDEPLIRVEGSIMETQLVETAILNFMNYQTLIATKASRIKQVAQQDTLLEFGTRRAQEADAAIWGARASYVAGFHATSNMLAGERFGIPTAGTHAHSWVQSFMSEQEAFDVYAKVLPDQVTLLVDTFDTLNSGVPHAIKTAKKLESQGKKMNAIRLDSGDLAYLSIQARQMLDEAGLDYVKIVASNDLDENTIFNLKAQGARIDTWGVGTQLITASDQPSLGGVYKLVEREVDGAMLPTIKISANPEKVSTPGKKEVFRIIDPKHGKAIADYICYPDEEQPLQGGPLKLFNPLHPYLKKTVTRYEAVNMLEPIFVNGRKVYELPNLDEIRAYHREQMNLFWPEYQRKLNPEIYRVNISPAAWNMKQKLIAEHVKSTEE
- a CDS encoding molybdenum cofactor biosynthesis protein B; the protein is MTNSVEQHRQEAPTTVSCMIVTVSDTRTKDTDTSGQLMHQLLSEAGYQIVEYIITPDETENIRSILQDAAVRDDIEAVLLSGGTGIAPRDTTYEAVSSLLDKELPGFGEIFRFLSYTEDIGSAAILSRAVAGTIGRTAVFSMPGSKGAVKLAMEKLILPELRHVMREIYKPV
- a CDS encoding CobW family GTP-binding protein, whose protein sequence is MNETILKEQSIPVYILSGFLGSGKTTLLVQLIEHWQQQGLRPAVVMNELGEVNLDGQIVDSTVPMTEMLGGCICCTVRGDLGLQLADLVQEESPDVIVIEATGAANPMEILDAVTETSLYMRLELKSLITVVDAAHLSGLYQEQKGQTFKLMQEQIRCASVLLLNKTDRVSAQELKDLEQLLAKWNGFAPVIPTVKCEVEMDLLLRSGADVHVRDSASEAGKPAHQEHHVHTETCGTHGCNHGHEHTDHTVQGDDTNTDASHSPVHAHSHEHSAPHASHEHVMVYTHYFSQPVNSEAFEQFVSALPRDVYRAKGILSFSDTASRFWFQYAYRESDYMKITPQGDVPNVAVFIGEHFDQTVIRDQLLELEAIK
- a CDS encoding oxidoreductase, giving the protein MKKHFNAYVVRKEEQGGVKAAIEQLKKEDLPNGDVTVQVQYSSVNYKDGLATLEKGGVVREYPMVPGIDLAGTVEESVSGRFAPGDRVISTGFEPGVSHYGGYSEYARLRSEWLVPLPLGLSEKEAMAIGTAGFTAALSVDALLQAGVTPEMGKVLVTGATGGVGSMAVAILAKLGFEVTASTGKKEREEPLLRNLGASEVITREEADAPAKGAMGKQLWAGVVDPTGGPALAERLKQIQYGGAVAVSGLTGGAAFESTVLPFILRGIQLIGIDSVYCPMERRERVWKLLGGEWKPERALELGIREISLDQLPHTLETILQGGAVGRTVVNTISDLPSA
- a CDS encoding cysteine hydrolase family protein is translated as MKALIVIDFTKDFVTGSLPVGQPAVEIEETIAAVTEAYCKNKHEVIMAVDLHEENDPYHPETVLFPPHNIRNTEGRQLYGRLAQVMEERKTDIRWMDKTRYSAFCGTDLELRLRARGITDIALIGVCTDICILHTAVDAYNKGFHITVYEDAVASFNPAGHEWALGHFRSSLGASVVKASETVLA